In Gulosibacter molinativorax, a single window of DNA contains:
- a CDS encoding M23 family metallopeptidase translates to MSSPTEQQAAPLSRRELRELEREAERRKALETAAAKKAAAAKAAAALKAAAEEAAAREAAAREAAAREAAAKEASAKEAAAREAAARDAAATEVAASQTVSSNVDANPVYMSRRERREAELAAAEAAHAAEAARIAETERVAEAARVAEEARLAEVARVAEEARIAEAARAAKEAAERSATTAAPVVEAAVAEPVAIATAAKPVAEEPVFLSRRERREAERRAAEAAVAKLEAESLRAAELAVARNPELFAKQSEPKLAPVVEMKPAVAEEKVFLPEVVDTAAIETLDVKAKPVVLAPVVSLDEVRAARAESVDIVPSAPKDEPEVEVPEAFRAKDKTERADRIKRSNRAASSAGRVSGGMVALSLVAGTVVLGAGSAAGFSMLNSGPGADETPQAATVDTQSLVVGAEAADANITSRVDDVTAVTSIGTAAAANLATGVQLPDKNAYVNNITANVQWPFPMGVQISSEYGYRDAPTAGASSLHGGVDLTPGLGTPIGSIADGVVTDIDNSGISGMGLFVEVEHMINGERVTAVYGHLNPDSIVVKEGQEVSVGDEIAQVGNTGVSTGPHLHFEVHIRGKYVDPVYFLTKLNVAGVKTAVPSPDDGVSVALGTDEKLLPEDSHAFVDELFSNLNK, encoded by the coding sequence ATGTCGTCCCCCACCGAGCAGCAGGCCGCGCCACTGTCAAGGCGCGAGCTTCGCGAACTCGAACGTGAAGCGGAACGCCGCAAAGCCCTCGAAACAGCTGCAGCGAAGAAGGCTGCGGCGGCTAAGGCAGCCGCTGCTCTGAAGGCTGCCGCCGAAGAGGCCGCTGCCCGTGAGGCCGCGGCCAGGGAAGCTGCTGCTCGCGAGGCTGCCGCGAAGGAAGCGTCGGCCAAGGAAGCTGCTGCACGCGAAGCCGCGGCGAGGGATGCTGCCGCTACAGAAGTTGCCGCGAGTCAAACCGTATCGTCGAACGTAGACGCCAACCCGGTGTACATGTCGCGTCGTGAGCGTCGCGAAGCCGAGCTTGCCGCCGCGGAAGCTGCGCACGCGGCGGAGGCTGCCCGTATCGCCGAAACCGAACGTGTCGCAGAGGCTGCCCGCGTCGCTGAGGAAGCCCGTCTGGCTGAGGTCGCGCGCGTGGCCGAGGAAGCCCGCATTGCGGAAGCTGCACGAGCGGCAAAGGAAGCCGCAGAACGTAGCGCCACCACTGCTGCACCCGTGGTCGAGGCTGCTGTCGCTGAACCGGTCGCAATCGCGACGGCAGCGAAGCCTGTCGCCGAAGAGCCTGTTTTCCTGTCGCGTCGTGAGCGCCGCGAAGCGGAGCGTCGTGCTGCAGAAGCCGCCGTCGCCAAGCTTGAGGCTGAGTCGCTGCGTGCGGCGGAACTCGCGGTTGCGCGAAACCCGGAGCTGTTCGCGAAGCAGAGCGAACCCAAGCTCGCTCCAGTCGTCGAGATGAAGCCTGCCGTCGCCGAAGAGAAGGTATTCCTTCCGGAGGTCGTCGACACCGCTGCGATCGAGACGCTCGACGTCAAGGCAAAGCCGGTCGTTCTTGCACCCGTCGTATCGCTCGACGAGGTTCGTGCGGCCCGTGCTGAATCCGTGGACATCGTTCCTTCAGCACCGAAGGACGAGCCCGAAGTTGAGGTTCCCGAGGCCTTCCGCGCGAAGGACAAGACCGAACGAGCCGACCGCATCAAGCGCTCGAACCGTGCCGCCTCTTCCGCGGGACGCGTCAGCGGTGGCATGGTGGCGCTCAGCCTCGTTGCGGGAACCGTAGTGCTCGGCGCTGGCTCTGCGGCAGGCTTCTCGATGTTGAACAGCGGGCCGGGTGCCGACGAGACGCCGCAGGCCGCAACTGTCGATACCCAGTCGCTGGTCGTAGGCGCGGAAGCTGCCGACGCCAACATCACTTCGCGCGTCGACGACGTCACCGCGGTGACGTCGATCGGTACCGCGGCTGCCGCGAACCTCGCCACGGGTGTGCAGCTTCCGGACAAGAATGCATACGTCAACAACATCACGGCGAACGTGCAGTGGCCGTTCCCGATGGGCGTGCAGATCTCGAGCGAGTACGGCTACCGCGACGCTCCGACCGCGGGTGCATCCTCGCTTCACGGCGGCGTCGACCTGACGCCGGGTCTCGGAACCCCGATTGGCTCCATCGCCGACGGCGTCGTCACCGATATCGACAACTCGGGTATCTCGGGCATGGGGCTCTTCGTTGAGGTCGAGCACATGATCAACGGGGAGCGCGTTACCGCAGTGTACGGCCACCTGAACCCCGACAGCATCGTGGTCAAGGAAGGGCAGGAAGTTTCGGTTGGCGACGAAATCGCCCAGGTTGGGAACACCGGCGTCTCCACCGGTCCGCACCTCCACTTCGAGGTGCACATCCGTGGCAAGTACGTCGACCCGGTCTACTTCCTGACGAAGCTGAACGTGGCCGGCGTGAAGACTGCCGTTCCTTCGCCCGATGACGGCGTGTCTGTAGCGCTCGGCACCGACGAGAAGCTGCTGCCTGAGGACAGCCACGCATTCGTCGACGAACTCTTCTCGAACCTGAATAAATAA